The following proteins come from a genomic window of Streptomyces sp. NBC_01716:
- a CDS encoding LysM peptidoglycan-binding domain-containing protein produces MPAEGKHRRTRTSPLARRLIAVGTGGAALALPLVTATTAGAAPAPQHVKTAPAASTAVQKVTHTVVKGESLAKIAKARSVSGGWQALYKTNRAAVGENPSLIHPGLKLKLAGKAKTEGTASTGTASESKATEAVETAARTYTNDLDGWIREALDVMAQNGIPGSYDGIHRNIMRESGGNPRAINNWDSNAAAGTPSKGLLQVIAPTFEAYHVPGTSTDSYDPVANITAACNYAADRYGSIDNVNGPY; encoded by the coding sequence ATGCCCGCAGAGGGTAAGCACCGCCGTACCCGCACCAGCCCGCTCGCCCGCCGCCTCATCGCGGTCGGCACGGGCGGCGCAGCACTCGCCCTTCCCCTGGTGACCGCCACCACGGCGGGCGCGGCCCCCGCCCCGCAGCACGTCAAGACGGCCCCGGCCGCCTCGACCGCCGTCCAGAAGGTGACCCACACCGTCGTCAAGGGCGAGTCGCTGGCCAAGATCGCCAAGGCCCGCTCCGTGAGCGGTGGCTGGCAGGCGCTCTACAAGACCAACCGCGCCGCTGTCGGCGAGAACCCCTCGCTCATCCACCCCGGCCTGAAGCTGAAGCTCGCCGGGAAGGCCAAGACCGAGGGGACCGCGTCGACCGGGACCGCGTCGGAGAGCAAGGCCACCGAGGCTGTCGAGACCGCCGCCAGGACCTACACCAACGACCTCGACGGCTGGATCCGGGAGGCGCTGGACGTCATGGCGCAGAACGGCATACCCGGCTCGTACGACGGCATCCACCGCAACATCATGCGCGAGTCCGGTGGTAACCCCCGCGCCATCAACAACTGGGACTCCAACGCCGCGGCCGGCACCCCGTCGAAGGGCCTGCTCCAGGTCATCGCCCCGACGTTCGAGGCGTACCACGTGCCCGGCACGTCGACCGACAGCTACGACCCGGTCGCCAACATCACCGCGGCGTGCAACTACGCGGCCGACCGCTACGGCTCCATCGACAACGTCAACGGTCCGTACTAG